A stretch of the Desulfobacter sp. genome encodes the following:
- a CDS encoding AarF/ABC1/UbiB kinase family protein, whose amino-acid sequence MLSIKTITKVTKRYRHLIRYQQIIGIILKYGFENIIDAMNMDYYIESSRRLIPFTKPHEKVKKLSKNQRIRLVLEELGPTFIKMGQVLSSRPDLVPLDLTKELAKLQDNIPSFGFDQVSQIISSEFGKPWEDIFYSIEKTPIASASIGQVHRAKLPQDAPIAVKIQRPGIRKIIEVDLEIIHYLASVMENNIQEVAMFRPVKIVEEFAKTLEKELDYTIEAANMEQMAEQFQDDPSIHIPRVYRSQSSERVLSMEFINGIKADDINAIDLAGLDRKQLTRAGADFIMKQVFEFGFLHADPHPGNIFILEDQKICLVDFGMTGFVDQTTREIFIDLLHALASKNTKMTARLLCDLAEFETSPDMGRLEKDIAMFSAVHLSKSLKEIHPSRMVHQFLELCSAHELRIPPDLFLMIKAFISIEGVARVLDPEFDMINHARPYVRAATLNKYSIPRLPRDIAGIAKETFSLIQSLPSDTSHLIAQAKQGKLKTIIQIEGLEKIMMTQDQTSNRISFSIIIAALILGSAVVLNSKIPPLLFGVSVIGILGFLAAAVMGIWLLVAIIRKGRL is encoded by the coding sequence ATGCTGAGCATCAAGACCATTACCAAGGTCACCAAGCGGTACCGGCACCTGATCCGGTACCAGCAGATCATCGGTATTATTCTCAAATACGGGTTTGAAAATATTATCGATGCCATGAACATGGACTATTATATTGAGTCCAGCCGTCGTCTTATTCCCTTTACCAAGCCCCATGAAAAGGTAAAAAAGCTCTCCAAAAACCAGCGCATACGACTGGTTTTAGAGGAGTTGGGCCCCACCTTCATCAAAATGGGGCAGGTGCTCTCCTCCCGGCCCGACCTTGTCCCCCTGGATCTGACCAAAGAGCTTGCCAAGCTTCAGGATAATATTCCCTCGTTCGGGTTTGACCAGGTCAGCCAGATCATATCTTCGGAATTTGGCAAGCCATGGGAAGATATTTTTTATTCCATTGAAAAAACCCCCATTGCCTCGGCCTCCATCGGCCAGGTTCACAGGGCAAAACTTCCCCAAGATGCACCCATTGCCGTGAAAATCCAGCGTCCGGGCATCAGGAAAATCATTGAGGTGGATCTGGAGATCATCCACTATCTTGCCTCGGTCATGGAAAACAATATCCAGGAAGTGGCCATGTTCCGCCCGGTGAAAATTGTGGAAGAATTTGCCAAAACCCTTGAAAAGGAACTGGACTATACGATCGAGGCCGCCAATATGGAACAGATGGCCGAACAATTTCAGGATGATCCCTCCATTCATATTCCACGGGTATACCGTTCCCAGTCCAGTGAACGGGTGCTGAGCATGGAGTTCATCAACGGAATCAAGGCCGATGATATCAACGCCATTGACCTGGCAGGGCTTGACAGAAAACAGCTCACCCGGGCCGGGGCGGATTTTATCATGAAACAGGTCTTTGAGTTTGGATTTTTACATGCCGATCCCCATCCGGGAAATATTTTTATCCTAGAGGATCAGAAAATCTGCCTGGTGGATTTCGGCATGACCGGATTTGTGGACCAGACCACAAGGGAAATCTTCATTGATCTGCTTCACGCCCTGGCTTCTAAAAACACCAAGATGACCGCCCGCCTGCTCTGCGATCTGGCAGAATTTGAGACCTCCCCGGACATGGGCCGTCTTGAAAAAGACATCGCCATGTTCTCGGCAGTTCATCTGTCCAAGTCTTTAAAAGAGATACACCCCAGCCGCATGGTCCACCAATTTCTTGAACTCTGCTCAGCCCATGAACTGCGAATCCCCCCGGACCTTTTTTTGATGATCAAGGCCTTTATTTCCATTGAAGGGGTGGCAAGGGTGCTGGACCCGGAGTTTGACATGATCAACCATGCAAGGCCCTATGTCAGGGCAGCCACCTTGAATAAATATTCAATTCCCCGGCTGCCCCGGGATATTGCCGGAATTGCAAAGGAGACCTTTTCCCTGATCCAGAGCCTGCCCTCTGACACATCACATCTCATTGCCCAGGCCAAACAGGGCAAATTAAAAACCATTATCCAGATTGAGGGGCTTGAAAAAATAATGATGACCCAGGATCAGACCTCCAACCGGATCTCCTTTTCCATTATCATTGCGGCATTAATTCTGGGTTCGGCCGTGGTCTTGAACTCAAAGATCCCCCCCCTGCTCTTCGGGGTCTCTGTGATCGGGATCTTGGGTTTTCTGGCCGCTGCTGTCATGGGAATCTGGCTATTGGTGGCCATTATCCGAAAAGGCAGGCTTTGA
- a CDS encoding phasin family protein: MLETIKKSLLTGVGMALRSKKEIESLAKEFAQQSEMNQDEAKAFLDDCQTKYEQAKSDLDKKIETAIESILKRLDLPSKSDIETLNKRVDTLTQQLEKKD; encoded by the coding sequence ATGTTAGAAACCATAAAAAAAAGTCTGCTCACCGGCGTTGGAATGGCCTTAAGATCTAAAAAGGAAATTGAATCTTTGGCCAAGGAATTTGCCCAGCAGTCCGAGATGAACCAGGACGAGGCAAAAGCCTTTTTGGACGACTGCCAGACAAAATACGAACAGGCCAAATCCGATCTGGATAAAAAAATCGAAACCGCCATTGAATCCATCCTCAAACGGCTGGACCTGCCCAGCAAGTCAGATATCGAGACCCTGAACAAACGAGTGGACACCCTGACCCAGCAGTTGGAAAAAAAGGATTAG
- a CDS encoding MBL fold metallo-hydrolase: protein MRIKCWGSRGSISVSGSDYIQYGGDTTCIEVQADSGQIVIIDAGTGIRRLGKSLIQRQEKTYYLLLTHTHWDHILGIAFFHPLLYPDTCLIVQDRKFGGINTRAVFDQVMKDPFFPIRLDDFQADIQFKQGLNGQFNIGSLDIKSIPTSHSRDSLGYKFCENGRTFVFLTDNELGYAHAQSRSRQDYIDFCKGADILFHDAEYTADEYLSKTGWGHSSVSDVLDLAIEADVRQLGLIHLNQDRTDAQMDEIIKDCNRFFKNKNKTIKCFGVSFNFETTL from the coding sequence ATGCGAATAAAATGTTGGGGATCCAGAGGGTCCATTTCTGTATCAGGCAGCGACTACATCCAATATGGTGGAGACACAACCTGCATTGAGGTCCAGGCGGATTCCGGCCAGATCGTCATCATTGACGCCGGAACCGGTATCAGGCGTCTGGGCAAATCCCTGATCCAGCGACAGGAAAAAACCTATTATCTTCTTTTGACCCACACCCATTGGGACCATATTCTGGGGATTGCCTTTTTTCATCCCCTGCTTTACCCTGATACCTGCCTTATCGTTCAGGACCGTAAATTTGGCGGCATCAATACCCGGGCGGTTTTTGACCAGGTCATGAAAGATCCTTTTTTCCCCATCCGCCTGGATGATTTTCAGGCAGATATCCAGTTTAAGCAGGGGTTGAACGGCCAATTTAACATCGGGTCTTTGGATATAAAAAGTATTCCCACCTCCCATTCCCGGGACAGCCTGGGCTATAAGTTTTGCGAAAACGGCAGGACCTTTGTTTTTTTAACGGATAATGAGCTGGGGTATGCCCACGCCCAGAGCCGATCCAGGCAGGATTACATTGATTTTTGCAAGGGCGCGGATATCTTATTCCACGATGCCGAGTATACAGCGGATGAGTATTTGAGCAAAACCGGCTGGGGCCATTCCTCGGTTTCCGATGTGCTTGACCTTGCCATTGAGGCGGATGTACGGCAGCTGGGCCTGATCCATTTGAACCAGGACAGGACCGATGCCCAGATGGATGAGATCATCAAAGACTGCAACCGTTTTTTTAAGAACAAGAATAAGACAATCAAGTGTTTTGGCGTATCCTTTAATTTTGAAACAACCCTCTAA
- a CDS encoding acyl-CoA dehydrogenase, with protein sequence MAQLIADRRDVDFVLHEQIGTVDHELFEEFNKKTIDLIVSEARNLSIKEILPTFKDGDEIGCTLDNGKVTTPPSFKRAWELFCEGEWLAMCDDPEVGGQGMPKTVGCAALEYMVGANSAFMLYYGMTHGAAKLVEAFGDETQKKLYMKKMFAGHWGGTMLLTEPEAGSDVGALTTTATLNEDGTYSIQGTKIFISAGEHDLCDNIIHPVLARIEGAPAGTRGISLFLVPKYLVNEDGSLGEFNNVVCTGLEEKMGIHGNATATLSLGERGASIGTLLGEINKGMPEMFKMMNEARAFVGIQGFAVASASYMYALDYARTRVQGRHLTAGKDPEAKDVTIINHPDVKRQLLNMKAYTEGMRSLIYYYNKCADIVHTTEDEAFKAETAALIEVLTPLVKGYVTDKSLEVCSHGVQVYGGYGYCSEFPVEQLMRDSRIFMIYEGTNGIQAMDLLGRKLSMNKGASFKYFLAQIKKTVEEAKAIPGVEKMADKVARAVSRLEELSADMGSRSRSKNALNAYAFAHPFLEITGDVAFAWMHLWRAAIAAPKLAKKAGSLDKDAVAQKAAKNKDAAFYAGQMATAKFFIHTLLPATYGKMDAVLEGDTCVEDIQDVSFGSK encoded by the coding sequence ATGGCACAGCTTATCGCAGACCGGCGTGATGTAGACTTTGTATTACACGAACAGATCGGAACGGTTGACCACGAATTATTCGAAGAATTCAACAAAAAAACCATTGATCTGATTGTTTCCGAGGCCAGAAACCTGTCCATCAAGGAGATTCTGCCCACATTCAAGGACGGAGACGAAATCGGATGCACCCTTGACAATGGCAAGGTGACAACGCCCCCGTCCTTTAAACGGGCATGGGAACTTTTCTGCGAAGGTGAATGGCTGGCCATGTGCGATGATCCCGAAGTCGGGGGCCAGGGCATGCCCAAAACCGTAGGCTGCGCCGCCTTAGAGTATATGGTGGGCGCCAACTCTGCGTTCATGCTTTACTACGGCATGACCCACGGGGCAGCCAAACTCGTGGAAGCATTCGGGGACGAGACCCAGAAAAAACTGTATATGAAAAAAATGTTTGCCGGCCATTGGGGCGGCACCATGCTTTTGACCGAACCCGAGGCAGGATCCGATGTCGGTGCCTTGACCACCACAGCCACTCTCAATGAAGACGGCACCTATTCCATCCAGGGGACTAAAATATTTATTTCAGCCGGAGAACATGACCTTTGCGATAATATCATCCATCCGGTCCTGGCCAGGATCGAAGGGGCCCCGGCCGGCACCAGGGGGATTTCCCTTTTCCTGGTCCCCAAATACCTTGTCAATGAAGACGGCTCTTTGGGAGAATTTAACAATGTGGTCTGCACAGGGCTTGAAGAAAAAATGGGCATCCACGGCAATGCCACAGCCACCCTCTCCCTGGGGGAACGAGGGGCGAGTATCGGCACCCTTCTAGGCGAGATCAACAAGGGCATGCCTGAAATGTTCAAAATGATGAACGAGGCAAGGGCTTTTGTGGGTATACAGGGATTTGCCGTGGCCTCTGCCTCGTATATGTATGCCCTTGATTATGCCAGAACCCGTGTCCAGGGCCGGCATTTGACTGCGGGCAAAGATCCTGAGGCCAAAGACGTCACCATTATCAACCACCCGGATGTCAAACGGCAGCTTTTGAACATGAAGGCCTATACCGAGGGCATGCGCTCTTTAATCTACTATTATAATAAATGCGCGGATATCGTACACACCACCGAAGATGAAGCATTCAAAGCTGAGACCGCCGCATTGATCGAGGTGCTCACCCCCCTTGTCAAAGGCTATGTCACGGACAAGTCCCTTGAGGTCTGTTCCCACGGGGTGCAGGTTTACGGCGGATACGGGTATTGCAGCGAGTTCCCGGTTGAACAGCTTATGAGGGACTCCAGGATATTCATGATCTACGAAGGAACCAACGGTATCCAGGCCATGGATCTTTTGGGCAGAAAATTATCCATGAACAAGGGGGCAAGTTTTAAATATTTTCTTGCGCAGATCAAAAAAACCGTGGAGGAAGCCAAAGCAATTCCGGGTGTTGAAAAAATGGCAGACAAGGTCGCCCGTGCAGTGTCACGCCTTGAAGAACTATCCGCAGACATGGGGTCAAGGTCCAGAAGTAAAAACGCCCTGAACGCCTATGCTTTTGCCCATCCCTTCCTTGAAATCACAGGGGATGTGGCCTTTGCCTGGATGCATCTGTGGCGGGCAGCCATTGCCGCACCCAAGCTGGCCAAAAAAGCCGGTTCCCTTGATAAAGACGCCGTAGCCCAAAAGGCTGCCAAAAACAAGGATGCTGCATTTTACGCAGGACAGATGGCAACTGCCAAATTTTTTATTCATACCCTTTTGCCGGCAACCTATGGTAAAATGGATGCTGTTCTGGAAGGGGATACCTGTGTGGAAGATATCCAGGATGTTTCCTTTGGTTCAAAATAA
- a CDS encoding chemotaxis protein CheD → MNHFLFPWSDAKSKSTPVYGNIAVLALIQMMLNKGSKRSHLEAQVFGGAFNADLTAKDIGKDNLQTARQVLNKRRIKIVSEDVGGSVGRKVVFNTLSYEIGILKVDRLRDSDWYPYEKDRD, encoded by the coding sequence ATGAATCATTTTTTGTTTCCCTGGTCAGATGCAAAATCTAAATCCACCCCTGTTTACGGCAATATTGCTGTTCTGGCCCTGATACAAATGATGCTGAACAAAGGCTCGAAACGCTCCCATCTCGAGGCCCAGGTCTTTGGCGGGGCATTTAATGCCGACCTTACTGCCAAGGATATTGGAAAAGATAATTTGCAAACCGCAAGACAGGTTTTAAATAAAAGGCGGATTAAGATTGTTTCAGAGGATGTGGGCGGTTCCGTCGGCAGAAAAGTGGTGTTTAATACCCTTTCTTACGAAATCGGCATACTCAAGGTCGACCGGTTGAGAGATTCGGACTGGTATCCCTATGAAAAGGACCGAGATTGA
- a CDS encoding MFS transporter, protein MKHNLTRWHKAFKAFLHPRVVTMLFFGFSAGIPILLIFSSLSLWLREAGVERSAVTFFSWAALGYSFKFVWAPLVDQMPIPFLTRTFGRRRSWILASQASIMAAIVWMAMIDPASERLSLMAMAAVFLGFSSATQDIAIDAYRIESAGKELQVMMASAYIAGYRIGMLVAGAGALFMADFLGSSKAVYNYSAWQTTYCVMAGVMIIGMATAWIIREPDPGERAASIYGSFSHARSFFLFLLAAAGFVFWFYSSAGLAEDLKSVLGQWSHNTHLASFFVEAIRLAVGVGVAMLIARILTLAGVVDSKMVHASYVAPVSDFFNRYGTSLAWLLLALIGLYRISDIVLGVISNVFYQDLGFTKTQIASVVKTFGLFMTIAGGFLGGILSIKFGVIRILFAGALLSSVTNLLFVAMAQTGPSLVFLYLVISADNLAGGLASAAFVAFLSSLTSVRFTAIQYAVFSSLMTLIPKVFSGYSGTIVDSLGYPVFFLITALMGIPVLVLVVLCQKYLGQDGHTQ, encoded by the coding sequence ATGAAACATAATTTAACTCGCTGGCATAAGGCCTTTAAGGCCTTTTTACACCCCAGGGTTGTGACCATGCTTTTTTTCGGTTTTTCCGCGGGCATACCCATTTTACTTATTTTTTCATCCCTTTCCCTCTGGCTGAGGGAGGCGGGTGTTGAACGCTCTGCGGTGACCTTTTTTTCCTGGGCCGCCCTGGGCTATTCCTTTAAATTTGTATGGGCGCCTCTGGTGGACCAGATGCCCATTCCCTTTTTAACCCGAACCTTTGGCCGGAGAAGAAGCTGGATACTGGCTTCCCAGGCAAGCATCATGGCGGCCATTGTCTGGATGGCCATGATTGATCCGGCATCGGAGCGGCTTTCCCTCATGGCCATGGCAGCCGTATTTTTAGGGTTTTCCTCGGCCACCCAGGATATTGCCATTGATGCCTATCGCATTGAGTCTGCCGGAAAAGAACTCCAGGTCATGATGGCATCCGCCTATATTGCCGGCTATAGGATCGGAATGCTTGTGGCCGGGGCAGGCGCTCTTTTTATGGCTGATTTTTTAGGATCCTCAAAAGCCGTGTACAATTATTCGGCCTGGCAGACCACCTATTGTGTGATGGCAGGCGTCATGATCATTGGCATGGCAACCGCCTGGATCATCAGGGAACCGGATCCAGGGGAACGCGCCGCTTCCATTTATGGGTCCTTTTCCCATGCCCGGTCTTTTTTTCTCTTTCTTCTGGCCGCAGCCGGCTTTGTTTTCTGGTTTTATTCAAGCGCCGGTCTGGCTGAAGATCTTAAAAGTGTTCTGGGTCAATGGAGCCACAACACCCATCTGGCCTCTTTTTTTGTGGAAGCAATTCGACTGGCCGTTGGGGTGGGCGTGGCCATGCTCATTGCCAGGATACTGACCCTGGCAGGCGTTGTTGATTCTAAAATGGTCCATGCCTCCTATGTGGCGCCGGTATCTGATTTTTTCAACCGTTACGGGACATCCCTGGCCTGGCTGCTCCTGGCCCTCATCGGTCTTTATCGGATTTCAGATATTGTGTTAGGGGTGATTTCAAATGTTTTTTACCAGGATCTTGGGTTTACCAAAACCCAGATTGCAAGTGTGGTAAAGACCTTTGGTCTGTTCATGACCATTGCCGGGGGCTTTTTAGGCGGGATCCTTTCCATAAAATTCGGTGTGATCCGCATTCTTTTTGCCGGCGCCCTGCTCTCTTCTGTGACCAACCTGCTCTTTGTGGCCATGGCCCAGACAGGGCCCAGCCTTGTTTTTTTGTATCTGGTTATTTCAGCGGACAACCTGGCCGGCGGCCTTGCCTCTGCCGCCTTTGTGGCATTTTTGTCCAGTCTGACCTCTGTCCGGTTTACCGCCATTCAATATGCCGTGTTCAGTTCTTTGATGACCCTGATTCCCAAGGTCTTTTCCGGCTACTCCGGCACTATTGTGGATTCCCTTGGATATCCTGTGTTTTTTCTGATCACCGCCCTTATGGGGATTCCGGTTCTGGTCCTGGTGGTCTTGTGCCAAAAATATTTGGGGCAGGATGGTCATACCCAATAA